A region from the Mercenaria mercenaria strain notata chromosome 7, MADL_Memer_1, whole genome shotgun sequence genome encodes:
- the LOC123555352 gene encoding uncharacterized protein LOC123555352 produces MREHTGHNIFAIHCSAHRLELAYKDFLKDVSSKIIDKTDALLLNLYLFYKYSPLNRANLKRSYDTLGLKMKVPSRVGGTRWLPHTERTLKTVLYGYEAIIQHLDQM; encoded by the exons ATGAGAGAACACACAGGACATAACATATTCGCCATTCACTGCTCTGCTCATAG actgGAGCTGGCCTACAAAGATTTTTTGAAAGATGTATCATCCAAGATCATTGACAAGACTGATGCTTTACTGCTGAACCTTTATCTATTCTACAA GTACAGCCCACTCAACAGAGCTAATTTGAAGAGATCTTATGACACGCTAGGGTTGAAAATGAAGGTGCCATCAAGGGTGGGAGGAACAAGATGGCTGCCCCACACCGAAAGAACCCTTAAGACAGTTCTGTATGGATACGAGGCAATCATTCAACATCTTGATCAG ATGTAG